A stretch of Treponema vincentii F0403 DNA encodes these proteins:
- a CDS encoding LysE family translocator: MNYIAFFSFVFFTSITPGPNNIAAMMYSSKYGFRKGVLFVFGCLIGFLCLMLCCAVFSSILYETIPAIKPFFLTGGALYMLYLYVVNSILKQAGLKE; the protein is encoded by the coding sequence ATGAATTACATTGCCTTTTTTAGTTTTGTATTTTTTACTTCGATTACTCCGGGACCGAATAATATTGCCGCAATGATGTATTCCAGCAAATATGGCTTCCGCAAAGGAGTTCTCTTCGTTTTCGGATGTTTGATTGGTTTTTTATGCCTTATGCTGTGCTGTGCAGTGTTTTCTTCAATTCTCTATGAAACGATCCCTGCAATTAAACCTTTCTTTTTAACGGGCGGTGCATTATATATGCTCTACCTTTATGTTGTAAATAGTATTTTGAAACAAGCAGGCTTAAAGGAGTAA
- a CDS encoding methyl-accepting chemotaxis protein, giving the protein MNIKLKIGILSGILVLLLLIAAGTFMQMSKPADVLEYQIVQLASYERNMLYIRGVIYRYGIADTHIPSSVINSLSQHEPTLIAVEYAAEKYMKNDAALRNSLAGYFDSARSINAEYTNLINDYNQLGAAKPKPFDQTKLDAIEVLLGTHVNNFETVYNALHSAAVRYRKQATILSGILISVTWLLGLFVTWALIQTVYTILLARNAKKKIVLKAGPKTDTAESGRPIGFNSAQNRAGSNGLYTGLYAKEKEAGIELLDADGSHEAGIPTSMGISNNYAGTERTSHPSHLNMHSDVKDAGFTEKKAELIERNTQLEQNIADLQRSYDLLEKKHTDLQTTYKNMQAAAEKEGAGYRQSAAQMKEVLSSVQQTAENHRTDSETAKKLVETFKTGHQLFKTTHEHLQFIIQNVSKIQEMSEIIESIAEQTKMLSMNAAIEAAHAGDAGKGFAVVAEELSRLAAAALESSHDIGGTIKQVVTVITGIGATSDELDQSFEKIHLQTDAIYTSLVDFSSMIEKTGDEAKTALMHFSTLE; this is encoded by the coding sequence GTGAACATAAAACTGAAAATCGGGATTTTATCGGGCATACTGGTGCTATTACTGCTCATCGCTGCCGGAACTTTTATGCAAATGTCAAAACCGGCGGATGTGCTTGAATATCAGATTGTGCAGCTCGCAAGTTATGAACGTAATATGCTTTATATCCGCGGCGTTATTTATCGTTACGGCATAGCCGACACGCATATTCCCTCCTCCGTTATCAACTCATTAAGTCAACATGAACCTACACTGATTGCCGTAGAATATGCCGCAGAAAAATATATGAAGAATGATGCGGCGCTGCGCAACAGTCTTGCGGGTTATTTTGATTCAGCCCGTTCAATAAATGCGGAATATACCAACTTAATTAACGATTATAATCAGCTCGGCGCGGCAAAGCCGAAACCGTTTGATCAAACAAAACTGGACGCTATTGAAGTGCTGCTCGGGACGCATGTTAATAATTTTGAAACGGTGTATAACGCATTACACAGTGCTGCCGTTCGCTATCGGAAACAGGCAACAATTCTTTCAGGGATACTGATTTCGGTAACATGGCTGCTGGGGCTTTTTGTAACATGGGCATTGATACAAACAGTCTATACAATCTTACTCGCCCGTAATGCAAAAAAGAAAATTGTGCTCAAGGCAGGGCCTAAAACCGATACTGCCGAATCGGGACGTCCTATCGGTTTCAATTCGGCACAAAATAGAGCCGGCAGCAACGGATTATATACCGGGTTATATGCTAAGGAAAAGGAAGCGGGCATAGAATTACTCGATGCGGACGGAAGCCATGAAGCGGGAATACCGACATCGATGGGAATATCGAATAACTATGCAGGCACCGAAAGAACTTCTCATCCTTCTCATTTAAATATGCACTCCGATGTAAAAGATGCCGGTTTTACCGAAAAAAAGGCTGAGCTTATAGAACGGAATACGCAGCTGGAGCAAAACATCGCCGATCTGCAACGCAGCTATGATTTACTGGAAAAGAAACATACCGATCTGCAAACAACCTATAAAAATATGCAGGCTGCAGCCGAAAAAGAAGGCGCCGGATACCGTCAATCGGCAGCTCAGATGAAAGAGGTTCTTTCTTCGGTACAGCAAACCGCTGAAAATCACCGTACTGATTCTGAAACGGCAAAAAAGTTGGTGGAAACATTTAAAACCGGCCATCAGCTGTTCAAAACAACCCATGAGCATCTGCAGTTTATCATCCAAAACGTTTCAAAAATTCAAGAAATGTCTGAAATTATCGAAAGTATTGCAGAACAAACAAAGATGCTCAGTATGAATGCAGCGATCGAAGCTGCGCATGCCGGTGATGCCGGTAAAGGCTTTGCCGTTGTTGCGGAAGAACTGAGCCGGCTTGCGGCTGCTGCATTGGAAAGCTCTCACGATATCGGCGGAACCATAAAACAAGTAGTAACCGTCATTACGGGCATTGGAGCCACCAGTGATGAACTTGACCAATCCTTTGAAAAAATCCACTTGCAAACGGACGCTATCTATACCTCGCTGGTTGACTTTTCATCAATGATTGAAAAAACCGGCGACGAGGCAAAAACGGCTTTAATGCACTTTTCTACCTTAGAATAG
- a CDS encoding cell division protein ZapA, translating into MPERKGRLQIDLLGTSFALEADQPAEYLQSIYNHYKKVVSEVQQTSGVNDSLRVAIIAGILLSDELSKERLNPQAAIPQQETELLIEQSARKMIEDIDSIIYSLTPPTDEHA; encoded by the coding sequence ATGCCAGAACGCAAAGGGCGGCTGCAAATCGATTTGTTGGGTACGTCATTTGCGCTTGAAGCCGATCAACCCGCTGAATATTTACAGTCAATCTACAACCATTATAAAAAAGTCGTCTCCGAAGTCCAACAAACTTCCGGCGTTAACGATTCATTGCGCGTTGCGATTATTGCCGGTATTTTGCTGTCGGACGAATTGAGCAAAGAGCGGCTTAATCCGCAAGCAGCGATTCCGCAGCAAGAAACCGAACTCTTAATCGAGCAGTCGGCACGAAAAATGATCGAAGACATTGATTCAATTATTTATTCGCTTACGCCGCCAACCGATGAACACGCATGA
- a CDS encoding cell division protein ZapB, with the protein MLNLDQIKQLEARVSKAIELMQTLKDENDLLKLELHDRQQRIEELENIVLVFRNDQAKIEEGIINALNHLSAFEDTVYQAATSTAASAAPTTSGTAAGEFSGTSAETVNTAAQPETVHEETAESQSSTADSEITPQPAVVPETAPQETVNHSNQLDIF; encoded by the coding sequence ATGTTAAACCTCGATCAAATTAAACAGCTTGAAGCAAGGGTCTCTAAAGCAATTGAGCTGATGCAGACGCTCAAAGATGAGAATGACCTATTAAAACTTGAACTGCATGACCGCCAACAGAGAATCGAAGAGTTGGAGAATATAGTTCTTGTCTTTAGAAACGATCAAGCTAAGATCGAGGAAGGCATCATCAATGCGCTCAATCACTTGAGCGCATTTGAAGACACTGTGTACCAAGCAGCAACTTCAACGGCTGCGTCCGCAGCTCCTACAACAAGCGGAACTGCAGCCGGCGAATTTTCGGGAACATCGGCAGAAACGGTAAATACAGCCGCACAGCCGGAAACCGTACACGAAGAAACGGCGGAATCTCAATCGTCTACCGCCGATTCTGAAATAACACCGCAGCCTGCCGTTGTACCGGAAACCGCCCCGCAAGAAACGGTAAACCATTCAAATCAGCTGGATATTTTTTAA
- a CDS encoding type II toxin-antitoxin system HicB family antitoxin, whose protein sequence is MYIYPAFFYKDDDGYSVVFKDLELATGGSTLQEALLMAEEALTGRVYLMLQDGETLPAATEIENITKPQDADFVTLIKTDKKYLIQDKSIRKNVTLPAWLAEAAENANLNFSQELQNALKQRLQIAL, encoded by the coding sequence ATGTATATATACCCTGCATTTTTCTATAAAGATGATGACGGTTATTCAGTTGTTTTCAAAGATTTAGAACTGGCGACCGGCGGCTCTACTTTACAAGAAGCCTTACTAATGGCTGAGGAAGCATTAACGGGAAGAGTGTATCTTATGCTGCAAGATGGTGAAACGTTACCGGCAGCTACGGAAATTGAAAATATAACAAAACCGCAAGATGCTGATTTCGTTACTCTTATAAAAACCGATAAGAAATATTTGATACAAGACAAAAGTATTCGTAAAAATGTAACGCTACCGGCATGGCTTGCAGAGGCGGCGGAAAATGCAAACCTCAATTTTTCACAGGAGTTGCAAAACGCATTAAAACAAAGGCTGCAAATAGCATTGTAA
- a CDS encoding aminoacyl-histidine dipeptidase: MSIEHIQPKEVFHWFAEISAVPRGSNNEKAISDFLVRFAKERSLEVYQDEALNVIIKKPGTAGYEKSPTVILQGHMDMVCEKTADSHHDFLKDPIKLIVEGDNLHADRTTLGGDDGIAVAYALAILDSKSLAHPPLEVLITTNEEVGMDGARALKADHLQGRILFNVDSEEEGVFLVSCAGGANIHVDFKIETEPLKEQALAIKVDGLLGGHSGMEIIKQRANAIKLLGRVLSAVKAEQPVHIVSIVGGSKHNAIAKEAEAIITVEDAARAQAVIAQLAEAIKAEYRVADKDIRITAKPATALPKMMYNGTVSTGIIDFMTMDPDGVQYMSMDIPGLVQTSLNNGILALDGDTLTFTISVRSSVKSELDEIVQVLQLCAERTGGVFSKVSEYPAWEYSPESHARDVAVKTYKELTGKEPVVSAVHAGLECGLIKKTIPDIDALSFGPNLYDVHTPNEHLSISSAERMWKFIVKLLENMR, from the coding sequence ATGAGCATAGAACACATCCAGCCTAAAGAAGTATTCCATTGGTTTGCCGAAATATCGGCGGTACCGCGTGGGTCAAATAACGAAAAAGCAATCAGCGATTTTTTGGTACGCTTTGCAAAAGAACGTTCGCTTGAAGTATATCAAGATGAGGCGCTGAACGTCATTATCAAAAAGCCCGGGACGGCAGGATACGAAAAATCCCCGACGGTTATCTTGCAGGGGCACATGGACATGGTATGCGAAAAGACGGCCGATTCGCATCATGATTTTTTGAAAGACCCAATCAAACTGATTGTAGAAGGAGATAATCTGCATGCCGACCGGACAACACTCGGCGGAGATGACGGTATTGCAGTTGCCTACGCGCTGGCTATCCTCGATTCAAAGTCGCTTGCGCACCCTCCGCTTGAGGTATTAATTACTACGAACGAAGAAGTCGGCATGGACGGAGCGCGCGCTTTAAAAGCGGATCATTTACAAGGTAGAATCCTTTTTAATGTCGATTCCGAAGAGGAAGGAGTCTTTTTAGTCAGCTGCGCAGGCGGCGCCAATATCCACGTCGATTTTAAGATTGAAACGGAGCCGCTAAAAGAGCAGGCATTGGCTATTAAAGTCGACGGGCTGCTCGGCGGGCATTCCGGTATGGAGATTATTAAGCAGCGTGCAAACGCGATAAAGCTGTTGGGCCGGGTGTTGTCCGCAGTAAAAGCGGAGCAGCCCGTGCATATCGTGTCGATTGTAGGCGGTTCAAAACATAATGCCATTGCAAAAGAGGCGGAAGCAATCATCACCGTCGAAGATGCCGCCCGCGCACAGGCTGTCATTGCACAGCTTGCCGAGGCAATCAAAGCGGAATACCGTGTCGCCGACAAGGATATCCGCATTACGGCAAAACCGGCAACGGCCTTACCTAAGATGATGTACAACGGGACGGTCAGCACCGGCATCATAGACTTTATGACGATGGATCCCGACGGGGTGCAATACATGAGTATGGATATTCCCGGACTGGTGCAAACCAGCTTGAACAACGGTATCCTCGCCCTTGACGGGGACACTCTGACGTTTACGATTTCGGTACGCAGTTCGGTAAAGAGTGAGTTAGATGAGATTGTACAAGTGCTGCAGTTGTGCGCCGAACGTACCGGCGGTGTATTCAGCAAGGTGTCGGAATACCCCGCGTGGGAGTACTCGCCTGAGTCGCACGCCCGAGATGTTGCCGTAAAAACATACAAGGAACTCACCGGCAAAGAACCGGTTGTGTCCGCCGTCCACGCAGGGCTTGAATGCGGTCTTATCAAGAAAACCATCCCCGATATCGACGCTCTCAGCTTCGGTCCGAATTTATACGATGTACATACCCCGAATGAGCATTTGAGCATTTCATCAGCCGAACGGATGTGGAAATTTATCGTTAAGCTGTTGGAAAATATGCGGTAA
- a CDS encoding PIN domain-containing protein, translating to MILVDTNIIIDFWNNPTAASAKIFSENDIALCGVIKTELLRGSKSANDFVQIQTTLEDFYYLNFVENDWIALAKQFITLKKNGLVVPFQDAIIAFLAIKYDCEVWTNDKHFKLMQKVLPELKLLLISR from the coding sequence ATGATTCTGGTAGATACAAATATTATCATCGATTTTTGGAATAATCCTACAGCTGCTTCCGCAAAAATATTTTCTGAGAATGATATTGCACTTTGCGGTGTTATCAAAACAGAACTTTTACGCGGAAGTAAATCTGCGAATGACTTTGTACAAATACAAACAACTCTCGAAGATTTTTATTATCTGAATTTTGTAGAAAATGATTGGATTGCACTTGCAAAACAGTTTATAACGCTTAAGAAAAATGGACTTGTAGTTCCGTTTCAAGATGCTATAATTGCGTTTCTTGCAATAAAATATGATTGCGAAGTCTGGACAAATGATAAACATTTTAAATTGATGCAAAAGGTTCTTCCTGAACTTAAACTTTTATTGATAAGCAGATAA
- the rplT gene encoding 50S ribosomal protein L20 has product MPRSLCSNKRIHRRKKILKLAKGFRGRRGTNYKAAKDAVVKALTHSFEARRDRKGDMRRLWISRINAAVRAEGMSYSRFINGMAKAGIALNRKALSNMAIEDPAAFKSVVEQSKKALGA; this is encoded by the coding sequence ATGCCGAGATCGTTATGTTCAAATAAACGCATCCATAGACGCAAGAAGATTTTAAAGTTAGCAAAAGGCTTCCGCGGACGCAGAGGTACGAACTATAAAGCGGCAAAAGACGCCGTTGTAAAAGCTCTTACCCATAGCTTTGAAGCACGCCGCGACCGCAAAGGTGATATGCGCCGCTTGTGGATCAGCAGAATCAATGCAGCCGTACGTGCGGAAGGAATGAGCTATTCACGCTTTATTAACGGGATGGCTAAAGCAGGCATCGCTTTAAACCGCAAAGCCTTATCCAATATGGCTATCGAAGATCCGGCCGCTTTTAAAAGCGTTGTCGAACAGTCTAAAAAAGCACTAGGAGCCTAA
- a CDS encoding DUF3990 domain-containing protein, protein MILYHGSREVVKTPEIRILRYSKDFYFGFYCTLMREQAKRWAVRFSGKGIVNEYEYVQNFSLKMLNFPEMTEEWLDFIIDCRRGKSHDYDIVEGPMANDTIFNYIQDFIDGKISRSAFWELAKFKKPTHQISFHTARALETLTFKTAYEVYDEK, encoded by the coding sequence ATGATACTGTATCACGGAAGCAGGGAAGTTGTAAAAACCCCGGAAATCCGCATTCTCCGGTATAGTAAAGACTTTTACTTTGGGTTTTATTGTACGCTCATGCGCGAGCAGGCCAAAAGATGGGCAGTGAGATTCTCCGGAAAAGGGATAGTGAACGAATATGAATATGTTCAGAATTTCTCTCTCAAAATGTTGAACTTTCCGGAGATGACAGAAGAATGGCTTGATTTTATCATTGATTGCCGGAGAGGAAAATCTCATGATTATGACATAGTGGAAGGCCCTATGGCGAACGATACTATCTTCAATTATATTCAGGATTTCATTGATGGTAAAATCTCCCGATCTGCATTTTGGGAACTTGCAAAGTTCAAAAAGCCTACCCATCAGATAAGTTTTCATACAGCGCGAGCATTGGAGACATTGACTTTCAAGACGGCTTACGAGGTATATGATGAAAAATAA
- a CDS encoding YdbC family protein has protein sequence MADEFSYEITQKYGILSTSKSGWTMELNSVAWNGRSPKYDLRSWSPDHEKMGKGVTLTTEELTALKALLNGMQL, from the coding sequence ATGGCAGATGAATTCAGCTATGAAATTACGCAAAAATATGGGATTCTTTCTACTTCAAAAAGCGGATGGACGATGGAATTAAACTCGGTGGCATGGAACGGGCGCAGCCCCAAATACGACCTCCGCAGTTGGTCTCCCGATCACGAAAAAATGGGAAAAGGGGTTACGCTCACTACGGAAGAACTGACCGCGCTTAAAGCGCTATTGAACGGTATGCAGCTGTAA
- a CDS encoding lysophospholipid acyltransferase family protein, whose product MLGIFCIICCIGAIAGWALLNRVFYAVYRPWCKKINIHISTVIAHRIFSIFAAYLNFRFKGDYTLVPQLPEQYLLISNHQSILDIVVYMNYLGGKRVRFVAKKELADYVPLVSVMLKSDEHCIVQRTGSPSQAMQAMDLFAQRVIRNDWIPILFPEGTRSKNGEVGTFHSAGFRRFLSKAPMPVVVAAVDGGWNISSITRLATNLRGGAYRVKALKIYPAPTTKEAQLKVLAEGKELIQEQLQRWREQKN is encoded by the coding sequence ATGCTTGGAATTTTTTGCATAATATGCTGTATCGGCGCGATAGCAGGATGGGCCTTATTAAACCGTGTTTTTTATGCCGTTTACCGCCCGTGGTGTAAAAAAATCAATATACATATTTCAACCGTTATAGCTCATCGTATTTTTTCAATTTTTGCCGCTTATTTGAATTTCCGCTTTAAAGGCGATTATACTCTCGTACCGCAGCTGCCGGAACAATATTTGCTGATTTCCAATCACCAAAGCATACTCGATATTGTCGTATATATGAACTACCTTGGCGGTAAGCGGGTGCGCTTTGTTGCAAAAAAGGAACTTGCAGATTACGTGCCCTTGGTTTCCGTTATGCTGAAAAGCGACGAGCACTGCATTGTACAGCGCACCGGCAGTCCGAGTCAGGCGATGCAGGCAATGGATTTATTTGCACAGCGGGTAATACGTAATGATTGGATACCCATCCTCTTTCCCGAAGGTACCCGATCGAAGAACGGCGAGGTCGGAACCTTTCATTCTGCAGGCTTTAGGCGGTTTTTGTCGAAGGCGCCGATGCCGGTGGTTGTCGCTGCGGTGGACGGAGGGTGGAACATTTCTTCGATAACGAGGCTTGCAACGAACTTGCGCGGAGGTGCATACCGGGTAAAAGCCCTTAAAATATATCCTGCGCCTACCACAAAAGAAGCGCAACTAAAAGTTTTGGCAGAAGGCAAAGAACTGATACAAGAACAGCTTCAGCGTTGGCGGGAACAAAAGAATTAA
- a CDS encoding GAF and HD-GYP domain-containing protein, with product MNKIPAVRTREEILFDIMQTTSRLYSIRDKDILLERILTEARQALNADAGSIYLVEGKQLVIHYAQNSTLQKRLKPGEKLPFHIFSFPINGTTIAGFAALTKQLVNEPDVYAISSDKQYKFGSISDEATGYKTVSTLTIPLIAISGDVLGVLQMINALDIHGRIRAFTSDDEMFLSHFAANAAATLMHASLTREMILRMVQMAELHDPRETGLHVHRVANYAVEIYDRWAFNHNIHRHEREKFRDALKIAAMLHDVGKIGISDTILKKPGKLTPEEYQIMQSHTWRGSKLFLSGNSEVDTMSRDIALRHHENWDGTGYPGHISQETGEIVKYNRTHTAAQGLIGTEIPLGARITSLADVYDALSCKRAYKEEWTEDKVLEEIRRLRGVKFDPEIADAFFEIAPRIKEIKERFSEGAAFPDQGLGQIP from the coding sequence ATGAATAAGATTCCGGCAGTAAGAACACGGGAAGAAATTCTGTTTGACATTATGCAGACAACTTCCCGCTTATACAGTATTCGCGATAAAGATATTCTTTTGGAAAGGATATTAACCGAGGCGCGGCAGGCGCTGAATGCCGACGCCGGATCCATTTATCTAGTAGAAGGTAAACAACTGGTTATCCACTATGCGCAAAATTCAACGCTGCAAAAACGGTTAAAACCGGGAGAAAAACTGCCGTTTCATATTTTTTCATTTCCAATCAACGGTACTACTATTGCAGGATTTGCAGCATTAACCAAGCAGCTGGTCAATGAACCTGATGTCTACGCAATTTCTTCCGATAAACAGTATAAATTTGGGAGTATCAGCGATGAGGCAACCGGTTATAAAACCGTCTCTACGTTGACCATTCCGTTGATTGCTATTTCCGGCGACGTCTTGGGTGTTCTCCAGATGATTAATGCGCTCGACATACACGGCCGCATCCGCGCTTTTACCTCCGACGACGAAATGTTTCTCTCCCATTTTGCGGCAAACGCTGCGGCAACACTCATGCATGCCTCATTAACACGGGAGATGATTCTCCGTATGGTGCAAATGGCGGAATTACACGATCCGCGCGAAACGGGACTGCATGTGCATCGCGTTGCCAACTATGCAGTGGAAATTTACGACCGTTGGGCATTTAATCATAACATTCACCGGCATGAGCGGGAAAAATTCCGCGATGCTCTCAAAATTGCCGCCATGCTGCACGATGTCGGCAAAATCGGTATTTCCGATACGATACTTAAAAAGCCCGGCAAACTTACCCCCGAAGAATATCAGATTATGCAGAGCCATACATGGCGCGGTTCAAAACTGTTCTTATCGGGCAATTCGGAAGTCGATACCATGTCGCGGGATATTGCGCTGCGGCACCACGAAAATTGGGATGGAACCGGTTATCCCGGGCATATCTCGCAGGAAACGGGAGAAATAGTCAAATACAACCGCACTCATACCGCAGCGCAGGGGCTTATCGGTACGGAAATTCCGCTTGGCGCCCGTATTACCTCGCTTGCCGATGTTTACGATGCGCTTTCCTGCAAACGGGCATATAAAGAAGAATGGACCGAAGATAAAGTTTTAGAAGAGATACGGCGGCTGCGCGGCGTAAAATTCGACCCCGAAATTGCCGACGCTTTTTTTGAAATTGCACCGCGGATTAAAGAAATCAAAGAACGTTTTTCAGAAGGAGCTGCGTTTCCCGATCAAGGGCTTGGGCAAATTCCATAA
- a CDS encoding YaiI/YqxD family protein — MTFFVDADSCPVRIREIICKTAKRLQLPAVFAANRPIPIPKNSYCTAIVTEADDQAADMYILEHAVQGDMVITRDIPLAKQLVDAHIKVINDRGVVYTPENIGERLSIRNFMYELSVNGLAPERTKAFGKKEVMEFAQALDRETQLLLKNVL, encoded by the coding sequence ATGACGTTTTTTGTTGATGCGGATTCCTGCCCGGTAAGAATCCGGGAGATTATTTGCAAAACGGCAAAGAGGCTGCAACTGCCGGCTGTCTTTGCAGCAAACAGGCCTATTCCTATTCCTAAAAATTCCTATTGTACGGCTATTGTAACCGAAGCTGATGACCAAGCGGCAGATATGTATATTCTTGAGCATGCGGTACAGGGCGATATGGTTATTACCCGCGACATTCCCCTTGCTAAGCAGCTTGTCGATGCGCATATAAAAGTTATCAATGACCGCGGCGTTGTATATACGCCTGAAAATATCGGTGAACGGTTGTCTATTAGAAACTTTATGTATGAATTGTCCGTAAACGGACTTGCTCCCGAACGTACAAAAGCATTCGGAAAGAAAGAAGTTATGGAATTTGCCCAAGCCCTTGATCGGGAAACGCAGCTCCTTCTGAAAAACGTTCTTTGA
- a CDS encoding ATP-dependent helicase: MNTENLNPEQAKAVNTINGPVLIIAGAGSGKTRVITFRIAHMLESGIPQSQILALTFTNKAAREMEQRIKELTGKKLQNLTISTFHALGVKILREYIDRLGWRQNFSIYDEVDRNQLIKESAKELKISTETLDVYGVGTLFSQIKTGQKNFTAQTAVYRPLYNEYQAGLKLFNAVDFDDLIMLPIKLFTEHPDVLAVYKNRYRYVMVDEFQDTSIQQYQMMHLIADDNVCVVGDDDQSIYSWRGANYENIRLFEKDFPHLVEIKLEQNYRSTGTILAAANGVISHNTNRKEKALWSGNGSGKPIEIFIPENEAAEADFIADTILTEKMRENRSYADFGVLIRTNGLGRAIEEAFLDANIPYRMSGGTSFFQRKEIKDIISYLRVIANPDDDINLLRIINTPRRGIGKKTLEVLSAIATEKECSIRMAIHALLERPPDDFREKSLADLEEFVELISSERKQLLSGKGLANKVRKLVERIQYFDYLTQEFQKNEKAARFKFLNIESLLQSIDTWETNPDNFDPSLYTYLNRITLLSRDDQNEEDTGEVNIMTIHAAKGLEFPVVFIAGAEEGIIPHARSMEENAGDVEEERRLFYVAITRARDKLIITSCRTRRRQAGLLECSPSPFLEEIPAELVQYHEPETEPEEEDIAKMFAQMKKKFSM, translated from the coding sequence ATGAATACGGAAAATTTGAATCCTGAGCAGGCGAAGGCGGTCAACACGATTAACGGGCCGGTGCTGATTATTGCGGGGGCGGGGTCGGGGAAGACGCGTGTGATTACGTTTAGGATTGCGCATATGCTGGAAAGCGGGATTCCGCAGTCGCAGATTTTGGCGTTGACCTTTACGAACAAGGCGGCGCGGGAGATGGAGCAGCGGATTAAAGAGCTGACGGGTAAGAAGTTACAGAATTTAACGATTAGTACTTTTCATGCGCTGGGGGTGAAAATCCTGCGGGAATATATTGACCGGCTGGGATGGCGGCAGAATTTTAGCATTTACGATGAGGTAGACCGCAATCAGCTGATTAAGGAGTCGGCAAAGGAACTGAAAATTTCGACGGAAACGCTCGATGTGTACGGAGTGGGGACGTTGTTTTCTCAGATAAAGACGGGGCAGAAAAACTTTACGGCGCAGACGGCGGTGTATCGTCCGCTGTACAACGAATATCAGGCGGGGCTCAAGCTATTCAATGCGGTGGATTTTGACGATTTGATTATGCTGCCGATTAAACTTTTTACCGAACATCCCGATGTGCTTGCGGTGTACAAGAACCGCTACCGGTATGTGATGGTGGATGAGTTTCAGGACACGAGTATTCAGCAGTATCAGATGATGCATTTGATTGCGGATGATAATGTCTGCGTGGTCGGTGATGATGATCAGTCTATTTATTCGTGGCGGGGGGCGAATTACGAAAATATCCGCCTGTTTGAAAAGGACTTTCCGCATCTGGTGGAGATTAAGCTTGAGCAAAATTACCGTTCCACCGGTACGATTTTAGCGGCTGCGAACGGAGTGATTTCGCACAACACTAATCGGAAGGAAAAAGCGCTGTGGTCGGGGAACGGCTCCGGTAAGCCCATCGAAATTTTTATCCCGGAGAATGAGGCGGCAGAGGCGGATTTTATTGCGGACACTATCCTTACGGAGAAGATGCGCGAGAACCGGAGCTATGCGGACTTCGGCGTTTTGATCCGCACCAACGGCTTGGGACGCGCGATTGAAGAAGCCTTTCTTGATGCCAACATTCCGTACCGAATGTCCGGCGGCACGAGCTTTTTTCAGCGCAAAGAAATTAAAGACATTATCAGCTATCTGAGGGTGATTGCGAATCCCGACGATGATATTAACCTCTTGCGGATTATCAACACACCGCGGCGCGGCATTGGGAAGAAAACACTGGAAGTGCTCTCCGCAATCGCAACGGAAAAGGAGTGCTCTATCCGCATGGCGATTCATGCGCTGCTTGAGCGTCCGCCTGATGACTTCCGCGAAAAGAGCCTTGCCGATTTGGAGGAATTTGTTGAGCTGATAAGTTCCGAGCGGAAACAGCTGCTTTCGGGAAAGGGCTTGGCAAACAAGGTGCGGAAACTCGTGGAGCGCATTCAGTATTTTGATTATCTGACGCAGGAATTTCAGAAAAACGAAAAAGCAGCGCGCTTTAAGTTTTTGAATATCGAAAGCCTTTTGCAGTCTATCGATACGTGGGAGACAAACCCTGACAACTTTGACCCTTCGCTGTATACCTACCTCAATCGCATCACACTGTTGAGCCGCGATGATCAAAATGAGGAAGATACCGGCGAGGTGAATATCATGACCATTCACGCAGCGAAGGGGTTGGAGTTCCCGGTGGTGTTTATTGCAGGCGCTGAGGAAGGCATTATCCCCCATGCCCGTAGTATGGAAGAAAATGCGGGAGATGTGGAAGAAGAGCGCCGCCTGTTCTATGTCGCCATTACCCGTGCCCGCGACAAGCTGATCATTACGAGCTGCCGGACTCGGCGCAGGCAGGCTGGTTTGTTGGAGTGCAGCCCCTCGCCGTTCTTGGAAGAAATTCCTGCGGAGCTGGTGCAGTACCATGAGCCGGAAACGGAACCGGAGGAAGAAGACATCGCCAAGATGTTTGCACAGATGAAAAAGAAGTTTTCCATGTAA